A genome region from Cumulibacter manganitolerans includes the following:
- a CDS encoding GntR family transcriptional regulator encodes MDLLRDVDGDQLPLPALGRDAAVPIHTQISQWLGDLVTHGVLAAGDRLPRERDLSQQLGVSRMTLRQALDDLERRGLIERRLGRTGGTFVTEPRVDCDLTGLPGFAAQVRRKDMTPHSRVIKARRRKAPRAVINALRLTPGSEVYELVRVRLANHRPVVVERSFFPLGPLPRLLEQDLSGSIYEVLGGLGQPPHSALEELEPVLATSSDSRLLTIAEGTPLMRITRTAFTAADVPIEYSADVFRTDIARIFVRSQVGLDAQTANGFDVRVQT; translated from the coding sequence ATGGACCTGCTTCGCGATGTTGACGGTGACCAGCTGCCCCTGCCGGCGCTGGGGCGGGATGCCGCTGTGCCGATTCACACGCAGATCAGCCAGTGGCTCGGCGATCTCGTCACGCACGGCGTCCTCGCGGCAGGCGACCGCCTGCCGCGCGAGCGCGACTTGTCGCAGCAGTTGGGCGTTAGTCGAATGACGTTGCGTCAGGCATTGGACGATCTGGAGCGAAGAGGGCTGATCGAGCGCCGACTCGGCAGGACCGGCGGCACGTTCGTGACCGAACCCAGGGTCGACTGCGATCTGACTGGGCTTCCGGGATTCGCGGCGCAGGTACGGCGTAAGGACATGACTCCGCACTCGCGGGTGATCAAGGCGCGTCGGCGAAAGGCGCCACGCGCAGTCATCAACGCGTTGCGGCTGACGCCGGGCAGTGAAGTGTACGAGCTAGTGCGCGTGCGGCTGGCCAACCATCGGCCCGTGGTGGTGGAACGATCCTTCTTTCCGCTCGGGCCGCTGCCACGGCTCCTTGAGCAGGATCTCTCCGGGAGCATCTACGAGGTTCTCGGCGGCCTGGGTCAACCCCCGCATTCCGCCTTGGAGGAGCTCGAGCCGGTGCTCGCGACAAGCTCGGACTCCCGGCTGCTCACGATCGCCGAAGGAACCCCGTTGATGCGGATCACGCGGACTGCCTTCACTGCCGCGGATGTGCCGATCGAGTACTCGGCGGACGTCTTCCGGACCGACATCGCGCGGATCTTCGTGCGCAGTCAAGTGGGTCTCGATGCGCAGACAGCGAACGGGTTTGACGTTAGGGTACAGACCTAA